The following are from one region of the Dermacentor albipictus isolate Rhodes 1998 colony chromosome 5, USDA_Dalb.pri_finalv2, whole genome shotgun sequence genome:
- the LOC135897054 gene encoding uncharacterized protein: protein MPRKGIRKANFASPAEDIRPSRTLGEPKSRPSEYPSEWFAAHPGSKPIARIKRCFASEEDLARAVSAGLAAGRLPVEYVVQFMHTEGAKIKDTLTEDWKSFGVTIGSAGETISPWDLLTITEELGQGDLDSAETPATPNDDRMPDRTRLFALVVCIYRLLVAKCHGGRRDYMKRLHDVNLQRILGRFDCSGRYLESAEKKFGHWIRDTSYLSLIAALDMFLHRFRRHDMAILTAGTHVSRYKHCTVLDDITRLCKATDLQPTELFQWVFVKRAADELDVILRKGQELYVEHSYAPYLSDLGLCRRSPYSATANPLIHYWCNATAALMGSPIAAKSRIARDVDFSGVTVIAMVLAYAKMQCCCTAVFFPGAAEFMDKVIAEEGTPSDLGQMPKVFEAARWYQYLSEKSFIIDPEISRHCLSRLRTDTRDISVGTKLAELLSK from the coding sequence ATGCCTCGGAAAGGTATCCGTAAAGCAAACTTCGCGTCGCCGGCGGAAGACATACGGCCTTCGAGGACGCTCGGTGAGCCCAAATCCCGTCCTTCCGAATACCCGTCAGAATGGTTCGCGGCACATCCGGGATCGAAGCCAATCGCTCGCATAAAGCGCTGCTTCGCTTCCGAAGAAGATCTCGCGAGAGCTGTGTCTGCGGGCCTGGCTGCCGGCCGCCTGCCCGTCGAGTACGTCGTCCAGTTCATGCACACGGAAGGAGCAAAGATCAAGGATACCCTAACGGAAGATTGGAAGTCGTTCGGTGTGACCATCGGCTCCGCTGGTGAAACGATATCGCCGTGGGACCTTTTGACTATCACCGAAGAGTTGGGACAGGGCGACCTCGACAGCGCAGAAACACCGGCCACGCCTAACGATGATCGAATGCCCGACCGCACTCGCCTCTTCGCTCTCGTGGTGTGCATCTACCGCCTTCTCGTAGCCAAGTGCCACGGGGGAAGGCGAGACTACATGAAGCGCTTGCACGACGTCAACCTACAACGGATCTTGGGGAGGTTTGACTGCAGTGGTCGGTATTTGGAATCCGCTGAGAAGAAATTCGGCCACTGGATTAGAGACACATCCTACCTGTCGTTAATCGCTGCCTTGGATATGTTCTTGCACCGCTTTCGTCGTCACGATATGGCCATCCTGACAGCCGGAACACACGTATCGAGATACAAGCACTGTACCGTCCTCGACGATATCACGCGTCTGTGCAAGGCGACCGACCTGCAACCAACCGAGCTCTTCCAGTGGGTTTTTGTTAAACGGGCTGCGGACGAACTTGACGTGATCCTCCGAAAAGGTCAGGAGCTGTACGTCGAACATTCTTACGCGCCCTACCTCAGCGACCTGGGCCTGTGTCGGCGATCGCCGTACTCTGCCACCGCGAACCCCTTGATTCACTACTGGTGCAACGCTACAGCTGCACTGATGGGCTCACCGATAGCTGCGAAGTCGAGAATTGCGCGTGACGTTGACTTCTCAGGTGTGACCGTCATTGCTATGGTACTCGCTTACGCGAAGATGCAATGCTGCTGCACAGCGGTGTTTTTTCCAGGCGCAGCTGAGTTTATGGATAAGGTGATAGCCGAAGAAGGTACCCCCAGTGACCTTGGGCAAATGCCCAAAGTGTTTGAGGCTGCACGATGGTACCAGTACCTCTCAGAGAAGTCGTTCATTATTGACCCAGAAATTTCCAGGCACTGCCTCTCTAGGCTTCGAACCGATACGCGCGATATCTCTGTGGGAACCAAATTGGCTGAGCTTCTTTCAAAGTGA
- the LOC135897069 gene encoding neprilysin-1-like isoform X2, translating into MDDISKKTDERVPRGTAQAEPRPSQSTVDDPAVRSSDGTSSKQAKHGESLNEDTTRRTSAVERALRWRTGMCLLLALVVAASALLFVYLLFFKDPRRRVDYCFTEDCVAHAAELLGTLNAEADPCQDFYEFACGKATDAGRSGRDPLVHRMYLRTLDAGARSLEENQAATAAAGSTLTAELLYQSCVGPKRSDAERSLAEFREFRAARGMRWPESPQPADGVDPLDLMLDLAINWNLNFLFDVRVLALPTAEPALVLSRGKLGYVWQDDVRRRSVQGGAQEYEGYVHEYYRVLSVAPQSNVTAATLRELEEAILAAKLDVAADESEQTWFQFSSLGNNTPSVEPGAWLTLVNKQFAGQFVWSDEHWVVVDGPAVLSHVDKLLQAYGNQLLVVGLAWVFVQSHLWAVANRAELVFRDDTVGHRRHACFEYAESRFGLLSVAELLAKTFGPEDARRNVADFESVLKLAAAAKLGESTWIEASAKKVALRKVDRLSLVLLPPADFFDKDWRQRLGDRYGAAGTGFVSNLLNASRSYRDLRSERSLFDSVCSRRMFPSDRHASYVYVANRADVSLGSVAAPLYYLKGTFAMNYGALGTVLAAQYARSFDLRGSGLDESGRRTRWWKQADYRSRAECELAAHNGNESALDAVRVFPALVALEIAFAAFKQAVHEDSQRLYDFKLPHLDAYTDKHIFFITYCHTLCGAPSARERCNVPLRHFLPFLKAFRCSRDSAMSAAEKCSFLDA; encoded by the exons GAGGACACGACCCGGCGCACGTCGGCCGTGGAGCGGGCCCTGCGCTGGCGGACCGGCATGTGCCTGCTCCTGGCGCTCGTGGTGGCGGCGTCGGCGCTGCTGTTCGTCTACCTGCTGTTCTTCAAGGACCCTCGCCGGCGCGTCGACTACTGCTTCACCGAGGACTGCGTGGCGCACGCCGCCGAGCTGCTCGGCACGCTCAACGCGGAGGCCGACCCGTGCCAAGACTTCTACGAGTTTGCTTGCGGCAAGGCGACCGACGCCGGAAGGAGTGGGAGGGATCCGCTCGTCCACAGGATGTATCTTAG GACCCTCGATGCCGGCGCCAGATCGCTCGAGGAAAAccaagccgccaccgccgccgcaggGTCCACGCTCACAGCCGAGCTGCTCTACCAGAGCTGCGTCGGCCCGAAGCGCAGCGACGCCGAGCGCAGCCTGGCCGAATTCCGAGAGTTCCGCGCTGCGCGCGGCATGCGCTGGCCCGAGAGCCCGCAGCCGGCCGACGGCGTGGACCCGCTGGACCTGATGCTGGACCTGGCCATCAACTGGAACCTCAACTTCCTCTTCGACGTGCGCGTCCTCGCCCTGCCGACGGCCGAGCCCGCGCTGGTGCTCTCCCGCGGCAAGCTCGGCTACGTCTGGCAGGACGACGTCCGCCGCAGGTCCGTGCAAGGCGGCGCGCAGGAATACGAAGGCTACGTGCACGAGTACTACCGGGTCCTCTCGGTGGCGCCACAGTCGAACGTTACGGCGGCGACGTTGAGGGAACTGGAGGAGGCCATCCTGGCGGCCAAGCTCGACGTGGCTGCCGACGAGTCGGAGCAG ACCTGGTTTCAGTTTAGCTCCCTCGGCAACAACACGCCCTCTGTTGAACCCGGCGCGTGGCTTACGCTGGTCAACAAGCAGTTTGCGGGGCAGTTCGTTTGGTCCGACGAGCACTGGGTCGTCGTCGACGGGCCAGCGGTGCTCAGCCACGTGGACAAGCTGCTGCAGGCCTACGGAAACCAACTGCTAGTCGTGGGTCTCGCCTGGGTCTTCGTCCAGTCGCACCTTTGGGCGGTCGCCAACAGGGCCGAGCTGGTCTTCCGCGATGACACCGTCGGACACCGCAGGCACGCCTGCTTCGAGTACGCCGAGTCCCGATTCGGTTTGCTGAGTGTGGCCGAGCTCCTGGCTAAGACTTTCGGCCCGGAAGACGCCAGGCGGAACGTGGCTGATTTCGAGAGCGTCCTGAAACTAGCCGCTGCGGCGAAGCTGGGCGAGTCCACCTGGATCGAGGCTTCAGCTAAAAAGGTGGCGCTCCGTAAAGTGGACAGGCTCTCGCTGGTGCTGCTGCCGCCGGCCGATTTCTTCGACAAGGATTGGCGTCAGCGACTCGGCGATCGCTACGGCGCCGCTGGAACG GGCTTTGTGAGCAACCTGCTGAACGCCTCGCGTTCCTACCGCGACCTGCGCTCAGAGAGGTCGCTCTTCGACAGCGTCTGCAGCCGTCGCATGTTTCCCAGCGACCGCCACGCCAGCTACGTCTACGTCGCCAATCGTGCCGACGTGTCGCTGGGTTCGGTCGCGGCTCCGCTGTACTACCTGAAAGGCACGTTCGCCATGAACTACGGCGCTCTGGGCACGGTCTTGGCGGCGCAGTACGCCAGGAGCTTCGATCTGCGCGGCAGCGGGCTCGACGAATCCGGCAGGCGAACGCGCTGGTGGAAGCAGGCCGACTACCGCAGCAGGGCAGAGTGCGAGCTCGCGGCCCACAACGGCAACGAGTCCGCCCTCGATGCGGTGCGA GTGTTTCCGGCCTTGGTGGCGCTGGAGATAGCCTTCGCGGCCTTCAAGCAGGCCGTCCACGAAGATTCACAGCGGTTGTACGATTTCAAGTTGCCCCACCTGGATGCATACACGGATAAGCACATCTTCTTCATCACCTACTGCCACACCCTCTGCGGCGCCCCCTCCGCGAGGGAGCGCTGCAACGTTCCTCTGCGTCACTTCCTGCCTTTCCTCAAAGCCTTCCGCTGCTCGCGGGACTCTGCGATGAGCGCCGCTGAGAAGTGCAGCTTCTTGGACGCCTAG